From a single Streptomyces rubradiris genomic region:
- a CDS encoding M48 family metalloprotease, which yields MPPLPPGAGDPHDPRHPHHISTDHGRIHLAAQQRRTDATAVGSLLLHLPNFLGSLFVVGLLSLFLGGLGFLVILLWLASGALIFHRPTESALARHVLRLRYPTPQERAKLEPVWREVTARAGVDGRTYELWVEDSDHLNAVAAAGHIVGVTRFAMDRLPNGELAAVMAHELGHHVGGHAWAGLLGYWYALPGRLAWRLLRGVTTVMYKVSRAFSCFGIAFFGMAVMGLAYVTISSLYGLPLLILGVPYALAAVGRRAELRADQHAAALGFASMLAAVLEKMHQEEQQVQAALTLRNGGVPVARSPLAKLLTSHPDYHTRLHHLQPYLAPQGH from the coding sequence ATGCCGCCTCTGCCGCCGGGCGCCGGCGATCCGCACGATCCGCGGCATCCGCACCACATCAGCACCGATCACGGCCGCATCCACCTCGCCGCCCAGCAGCGCCGCACCGACGCCACGGCCGTCGGCAGCCTGCTGCTGCACCTGCCGAACTTCCTGGGCAGCCTCTTCGTCGTCGGCCTGCTCTCGCTCTTCCTCGGCGGCCTCGGCTTCCTGGTGATCCTGCTCTGGCTCGCCAGCGGCGCACTCATCTTCCACCGGCCCACCGAAAGCGCCCTCGCGCGCCATGTGCTTCGGCTGCGCTACCCCACTCCACAAGAACGAGCCAAACTCGAACCGGTCTGGCGGGAGGTCACGGCCCGGGCCGGGGTCGACGGCCGTACCTACGAGCTGTGGGTCGAGGACAGCGACCACCTGAACGCGGTCGCGGCGGCCGGGCACATCGTGGGCGTCACCCGGTTCGCCATGGACCGGCTGCCCAACGGCGAACTCGCCGCCGTCATGGCCCACGAACTCGGCCACCACGTCGGTGGCCACGCCTGGGCCGGGCTGCTCGGCTACTGGTACGCGCTGCCGGGCCGGCTCGCCTGGCGGCTGCTGCGGGGCGTGACCACCGTGATGTACAAGGTCTCGCGCGCCTTCTCCTGCTTCGGGATCGCCTTCTTCGGCATGGCGGTCATGGGCCTCGCGTACGTCACGATCAGCTCCCTGTACGGCCTGCCGCTGCTGATCCTCGGCGTGCCCTACGCGCTCGCCGCCGTCGGCCGACGGGCCGAGCTGCGCGCCGACCAGCACGCCGCGGCCCTCGGCTTCGCCTCCATGCTGGCGGCGGTGCTGGAGAAGATGCACCAGGAGGAGCAGCAGGTCCAGGCCGCCCTCACCCTCCGCAACGGCGGTGTCCCGGTCGCACGGAGCCCGCTCGCCAAACTGCTCACCTCGCACCCGGACTACCACACCCGGCTGCACCACCTCCAGCCGTACCTCGCTCCGCAAGGGCACTGA
- a CDS encoding Pycsar system effector family protein, producing the protein MTVTGPPDGSADRALDRLRLCERLLTDLRTEIARADSKASVLVAALGMTAGLLSGLLAGRNWAPDRLSAAGALLWWAGTVCLVLSLFSLLLAVLPRYRPVTWAPGQPLSYFGDIRQAARTGRLEAALDDTVRDPAAGLLASLAANSAIAARKHQWIRSGLIAFCAGTVLVPASLLIG; encoded by the coding sequence ATGACGGTGACCGGCCCCCCGGACGGCTCCGCCGACCGGGCCCTCGACCGGCTGCGGTTGTGCGAGCGGCTGCTCACCGATCTGCGCACCGAGATAGCCCGGGCCGACAGCAAGGCTTCCGTGCTGGTCGCGGCGCTCGGGATGACCGCCGGGCTGCTCAGCGGCCTGCTGGCCGGGCGGAACTGGGCACCGGACCGGCTCTCCGCCGCCGGGGCCCTCCTGTGGTGGGCCGGGACCGTCTGCTTGGTGCTCTCGCTGTTCTCCCTGCTGCTCGCCGTGCTGCCGCGCTACCGCCCGGTGACCTGGGCGCCGGGACAGCCGCTGTCGTACTTCGGCGACATCCGGCAGGCCGCCCGCACCGGCCGGCTGGAGGCGGCGCTCGACGACACCGTCCGCGACCCCGCCGCCGGTCTGCTCGCCTCGCTGGCCGCGAACAGCGCGATCGCCGCCCGCAAGCACCAGTGGATCCGCTCCGGCCTGATCGCGTTCTGCGCCGGCACGGTCCTGGTGCCCGCGTCCCTGCTGATCGGCTGA
- a CDS encoding DNA-directed RNA polymerase subunit beta' has translation MLDVNFFDELRIGLATADDIRQWSHGEVKKPETINYRTLKPEKDGLFCEKIFGPTRDWECYCGKYKRVRFKGIICERCGVEVTRAKVRRERMGHIELAAPVTHIWYFKGVPSRLGYLLDLAPKDLEKVIYFAAYMITYVDEERRQRDLPSLEAHVSVERQQIENRRDADLEARAKKLETDLAELEAEGAKADVRRKVREGAEREMKQLRDRAQREIDRLDEVWNRFKNLKVQDLEGDELLYRELRDRFGTYFDGSMGAAALQKRLESFDLDEEAEKLREIIRTGKGQKKTRALKRLKVVSAFLQTSNSPKGMVLDCVPVIPPDLRPMVQLDGGRFATSDLNDLYRRVINRNNRLKRLLDLGAPEIIVNNEKRMLQEAVDALFDNGRRGRPVTGPGNRPLKSLSDMLKGKQGRFRQNLLGKRVDYSARSVIVVGPQLKLHQCGLPKAMALELFKPFVMKRLVDLNHAQNIKSAKRMVERGRTVVYDVLEEVIAEHPVLLNRAPTLHRLGIQAFEPQLVEGKAIQIHPLVCTAFNADFDGDQMAVHLPLSAEAQAEARILMLSSNNILKPADGRPVTMPTQDMVLGLFFLTTDGEMRDVKGEGRSFASVAEAIMAFDAGELSLQSRVDIRFPVGTIPPRGWTPPAREEGEPEWQQGDSFRLNTTLGRALFNELLPEDYPFVDYEVGKKQLSEIVNDLAERYPKVIVAATLDNLKAAGFYWATRSGVTVAISDVVVPEAKKEIVKGYEAQDEKVQKQYERGLITKDERTQELIAIWTKATNEVAEAMNDNFPKTNPIFMMVNSGARGNMMQMRQIAGMRGLVSNAKNETIPRPIKASFREGLSVLEYFISTHGARKGLADTALRTADSGYLTRRLVDVSQDVIIREEDCGTERGLRLMIAERGADGVLRKAENVETSVYARCLAEDIVVDGQVLAPAGTDLGDVLIEELVSRGVEEVKTRSVLTCESAVGTCAMCYGRSLATGKLVDIGEAVGIIAAQSIGEPGTQLTMRTFHTGGVAGDDITQGLPRVVELFEARTPKGVAPISEASGRVRIEETEKTKKIVVTPDDGSDETAYPISKRAKVLVREGDHVEVGQQLTVGATNPHDVLRILGQRAVQVHLVGEVQKVYNSQGVSIHDKHIEIIIRQMLRRVTIIESGDAELLPGELVERSRFEQENRRVVQEGGHPASGRPQLMGITKASLATESWLSAASFQETTRVLTDAAINAKSDSLIGLKENVIIGKLIPAGTGLSRYRNIRVEPTEEAKAAMYSAVGYDDIDYSPFGTGSGQAVPLEDYDYGPYNQ, from the coding sequence GTGCTCGACGTCAACTTCTTCGACGAGCTCCGGATCGGCCTGGCCACCGCTGACGACATCCGTCAGTGGAGCCACGGCGAGGTCAAGAAGCCCGAGACCATCAACTACCGCACCCTCAAGCCCGAGAAGGACGGACTCTTCTGCGAGAAGATCTTCGGTCCGACCCGGGACTGGGAGTGCTACTGCGGCAAGTACAAGCGCGTCCGCTTCAAGGGCATCATCTGCGAGCGCTGTGGCGTCGAGGTCACGCGCGCCAAGGTGCGCCGTGAGCGGATGGGCCACATCGAGCTGGCCGCCCCCGTCACCCACATCTGGTACTTCAAGGGTGTCCCCTCGCGCCTCGGCTACCTGCTGGACCTGGCGCCGAAGGACCTCGAGAAGGTCATCTACTTCGCGGCGTACATGATCACGTACGTCGACGAGGAGCGCCGTCAGCGCGACCTGCCCTCCCTGGAGGCGCACGTCTCGGTCGAGCGTCAGCAGATCGAGAACCGCCGCGACGCCGACCTGGAGGCCCGCGCCAAGAAGCTCGAGACCGACCTGGCCGAGCTGGAGGCCGAGGGCGCCAAGGCCGACGTGCGCCGCAAGGTGCGCGAGGGCGCCGAGCGCGAGATGAAGCAGCTGCGCGACCGCGCGCAGCGCGAGATCGACCGCCTCGACGAGGTGTGGAACCGGTTCAAGAACCTCAAGGTCCAGGACCTTGAGGGCGACGAGCTGCTCTACCGCGAGCTGCGCGACCGCTTCGGCACCTACTTCGACGGCTCGATGGGCGCCGCCGCGCTGCAGAAGCGCCTGGAGTCCTTCGACCTCGACGAGGAGGCCGAGAAGCTCCGCGAGATCATCCGCACCGGCAAGGGCCAGAAGAAGACCCGCGCCCTGAAGCGGCTGAAGGTCGTCTCCGCGTTCCTGCAGACCTCCAACAGCCCCAAGGGCATGGTCCTGGACTGCGTCCCGGTCATCCCGCCGGACCTGCGTCCGATGGTGCAGCTGGACGGTGGCCGCTTCGCGACCTCCGACCTGAACGACCTGTACCGCCGTGTGATCAACCGCAACAACCGCCTGAAGCGGCTTCTCGACCTCGGCGCGCCCGAGATCATCGTGAACAACGAGAAGCGCATGCTCCAGGAGGCCGTCGACGCGCTCTTCGACAACGGCCGTCGTGGCCGCCCGGTCACGGGCCCCGGCAACCGTCCGCTGAAGTCCCTCAGCGACATGCTGAAGGGCAAGCAGGGTCGTTTCCGGCAGAACCTGCTCGGTAAGCGTGTCGACTACTCGGCGCGTTCCGTCATCGTCGTCGGCCCGCAGCTGAAGCTGCACCAGTGCGGTCTGCCCAAGGCGATGGCGCTGGAGCTGTTCAAGCCGTTCGTGATGAAGCGCCTGGTCGACCTGAACCACGCGCAGAACATCAAGAGCGCCAAGCGCATGGTGGAGCGCGGCCGCACGGTCGTGTACGACGTCCTCGAAGAGGTCATCGCCGAGCACCCGGTGCTGCTGAACCGTGCTCCCACCCTGCACCGCCTCGGCATCCAGGCCTTCGAGCCGCAGCTGGTCGAGGGCAAGGCCATCCAGATCCACCCGCTCGTGTGCACCGCGTTCAACGCGGACTTCGACGGTGACCAGATGGCCGTGCACCTGCCGCTGTCCGCGGAGGCGCAGGCCGAGGCCCGCATCCTGATGCTGTCCTCGAACAACATCCTCAAGCCGGCCGACGGCCGTCCGGTGACGATGCCGACCCAGGACATGGTCCTCGGTCTGTTCTTCCTCACCACCGACGGCGAGATGCGGGACGTCAAGGGCGAGGGCCGCTCGTTCGCGTCCGTGGCCGAGGCGATCATGGCGTTCGACGCCGGCGAGCTGTCGCTGCAGTCGCGCGTGGACATCCGCTTCCCGGTGGGCACCATCCCGCCGCGCGGCTGGACCCCGCCGGCGCGCGAGGAGGGCGAGCCGGAGTGGCAGCAGGGTGACAGCTTCCGGCTGAACACCACGCTGGGCCGCGCGCTCTTCAACGAGCTGCTGCCCGAGGACTACCCGTTCGTCGACTACGAGGTGGGCAAGAAGCAGCTCTCCGAGATCGTCAACGACCTCGCCGAGCGCTACCCGAAGGTCATCGTGGCGGCGACGCTCGACAACCTGAAGGCGGCCGGCTTCTACTGGGCGACCCGTTCCGGTGTCACCGTGGCCATCTCCGACGTCGTCGTTCCCGAGGCGAAGAAGGAGATCGTCAAGGGCTACGAGGCGCAGGACGAGAAGGTCCAGAAGCAGTACGAGCGCGGTCTGATCACCAAGGACGAGCGCACGCAGGAGCTCATCGCGATCTGGACCAAGGCGACCAACGAGGTCGCCGAGGCGATGAACGACAACTTCCCGAAGACCAACCCGATCTTCATGATGGTGAACTCGGGTGCACGAGGCAACATGATGCAGATGCGTCAGATCGCCGGTATGCGTGGTCTGGTGTCGAACGCGAAGAACGAGACGATCCCGCGTCCGATCAAGGCGTCGTTCCGTGAGGGCCTGTCCGTGCTGGAGTACTTCATCTCCACGCACGGTGCCCGTAAGGGTCTGGCGGACACCGCTCTGCGTACCGCCGACTCGGGTTACCTCACCCGTCGTCTGGTCGACGTCTCGCAGGACGTCATCATCCGCGAGGAGGACTGCGGCACCGAGCGCGGTCTGCGCCTGATGATCGCCGAGCGCGGCGCCGACGGCGTGCTGCGCAAGGCGGAGAACGTCGAGACGTCCGTGTACGCGCGCTGCCTCGCCGAGGACATCGTGGTCGACGGTCAGGTGCTGGCCCCGGCCGGCACCGACCTGGGTGACGTCCTCATCGAGGAACTGGTCTCCCGTGGTGTCGAGGAGGTCAAGACCCGTTCGGTCCTGACCTGCGAGTCCGCCGTCGGTACCTGCGCGATGTGCTACGGCCGTTCGCTCGCCACCGGCAAGCTGGTCGACATCGGTGAGGCGGTCGGCATCATCGCCGCCCAGTCCATCGGTGAGCCCGGTACCCAGCTGACGATGCGTACCTTCCACACCGGTGGTGTGGCCGGTGACGACATCACCCAGGGTCTGCCGCGTGTCGTCGAGCTCTTCGAGGCCCGTACCCCGAAGGGTGTCGCCCCGATCTCCGAGGCGTCCGGTCGCGTCCGCATCGAGGAGACCGAGAAGACCAAGAAGATCGTCGTCACCCCGGACGACGGCAGCGACGAGACGGCGTACCCGATCTCGAAGCGTGCCAAGGTCCTGGTCCGCGAGGGCGACCACGTCGAGGTGGGCCAGCAGCTCACCGTGGGTGCCACCAACCCGCACGACGTGCTGCGCATCCTGGGCCAGCGTGCCGTCCAGGTCCACCTGGTCGGCGAGGTCCAGAAGGTCTACAACTCGCAGGGTGTGTCGATCCACGACAAGCACATCGAGATCATCATCCGGCAGATGCTGCGCCGCGTGACGATCATCGAGTCCGGCGACGCCGAGCTGCTGCCCGGCGAGCTGGTCGAGCGCTCCCGCTTCGAGCAGGAGAACCGTCGTGTGGTCCAGGAGGGCGGTCACCCGGCCTCCGGTCGTCCGCAGCTGATGGGTATCACCAAGGCCTCGCTGGCGACGGAATCCTGGCTGTCGGCCGCCTCCTTCCAGGAGACGACCCGAGTCCTGACGGACGCGGCGATCAACGCCAAGTCCGACAGCCTCATCGGCCTCAAGGAGAACGTCATCATCGGTAAGCTCATCCCGGCCGGTACGGGTCTGTCCCGCTACCGCAACATCCGGGTCGAGCCGACCGAGGAGGCCAAGGCCGCGATGTACTCGGCCGTCGGCTACGACGACATCGACTACTCGCCGTTCGGCACCGGCTCCGGCCAGGCCGTCCCGCTGGAGGACTACGACTACGGTCCGTACAACCAGTAA